The following are encoded together in the Streptomyces tsukubensis genome:
- the pglW gene encoding BREX system serine/threonine kinase PglW has protein sequence MEKDRWTTVTESEFRHEKRGLESIRKQLPGVEPWRAWSNFTFTANSGHPRECDLLVVAPGGVWLVELKDWAGRLAAPYGTWVQTKGNGEEVDHGNPLHLLNKKSAELSGLLARVGNPKAQKVWIREAVCITNPKLRVELPPHERQNIFTVAELVKELGRPPREERFRITEGCSLDIAKRLKKAGIRPSEAEKWVGSYRLDKELASGPTWVDYVGHHKELYETVRVRVYLRERGATTEARESVERAARREAAVLSRFKHRGAAQYKTFEPSAHPAGPALLFDYDMRAQRLDEYVRRHGDQLTIQARLGLLRQLAETIRSAHSGLLHHRALAARSVDVVPGPRKLGEEEAWLRPRLEIADWQVASARSLGSSSGARAAAALAPTALSTAHVAEGAEPYLAPELTAPRPDPVLLDVYGLGTLAYLLVTGRPPASSQAEVMTMLRDGDGLAPSAVVDGVTDDVDLLVHAATAYRPEQRMQSVDEFLELLADAEESVGIRGAQAVEPMAPAEPAETQAGPEAQEPDPLEAQPGDVLGGGRWQVRRRLGTGSTSRAYLVRDLRAEEFRTRPLAVLKVAVSDRSVTTLEDEAQVMRRMRADSRVINLVVPEPLKIGERTVLAVEYVGDEKAELADDDGSSGKIRAREETLARWLRELGAMGMETLEKYGDQLFGAIDFLQGEGVWHRDIKPDNIAIRKRPNGTRELVLIDFSLASYPANETAVGTQGYLDPFVGGPVNRRAVYDDQAERYALAVTLHQMASGELPRWGDGSVTPEMTDTADMPYPEIQKDAFEAPVREGLLGFFRRALHRDAGRRYPTLKDMQDAWKKVFLDASQQAVPSSHGKGHGADEDVASDEARDQRAAAAQLDTHLSLSGLTAAAESFLYGLEITTVEQLLDRSERDLINKPGLGAKTRADIQRRIREWRRRLRPAELNPLTGEGRKVAKAELDAAKAKAESGLERRLSDDLALVSGDDTALRRVSLDALATRMVPELVKGPRGPVGGNQTRVVVARALLRLPGDDGRLPQLRAWPTQTDVAKLLDMTQGGVNPHIKGLRDKWRDEKALRELRAEVLEILEQSGRLASAAEIADALILRRGTDLPELYQRRALALAAVRAVVEMEEQAAAPAFQHRINLQASDGALRPGLLALEYREGVDSPDTPSAPGLLDYAGRLGQRADRLVQAETLPTAAAVLADLTRVEPPQGSLDWDERRIVDIAAAASQDAAVSSRLELYPRGLGMVRALRLTQAGIVKLIPGLPDDEQPGLPVAAVHERVRSRFPELRTGDGADGHGLPTGAPLADALREAGFPLVLRTHKDGRQQRYLPEGLESASHFRTGLDGSSTGTASAAAYSEDVDLAARARAEERLLAAGSGDGYRVLTVRGDLAGRAVGHLADARFGGGAVPVSATALFLRHLHTEQETKASANPKGLPRWETLLKADAAEAGSTAAVNFTRFARNANDRMREELSALLRDGDDSRPLLLTDAAVFARYDYTGGLDELARQAREGEAKRPLWLLVPQADPGRAPVLGRAVGPDGVRDVYAIYQEPLGEWIPLPESWVRQPQASAEQTESVEENTG, from the coding sequence ATGGAGAAGGACCGGTGGACGACGGTCACCGAGTCTGAGTTCCGGCATGAGAAGCGGGGGCTGGAGTCGATCAGGAAGCAGCTCCCCGGTGTCGAGCCCTGGCGAGCCTGGTCGAACTTCACTTTCACCGCCAATTCGGGTCATCCTCGCGAGTGTGACCTGTTGGTTGTCGCGCCCGGCGGGGTGTGGCTGGTCGAGCTGAAGGACTGGGCCGGGCGCCTGGCCGCACCGTATGGCACGTGGGTACAGACGAAGGGGAACGGCGAAGAGGTCGACCACGGCAACCCGCTGCATCTGCTGAACAAGAAGTCCGCGGAGTTGTCCGGGCTGCTGGCACGCGTGGGCAACCCCAAGGCTCAGAAGGTGTGGATCCGGGAAGCCGTCTGCATCACCAACCCCAAGCTGCGGGTGGAGCTGCCGCCCCACGAGCGCCAGAACATCTTCACGGTCGCGGAGCTGGTCAAGGAGCTGGGACGGCCACCGCGCGAGGAACGGTTCCGTATCACCGAGGGCTGCTCGCTCGACATCGCCAAGCGGCTGAAGAAGGCCGGCATCCGTCCCAGCGAGGCCGAGAAGTGGGTCGGCTCCTACCGCCTCGACAAGGAGCTGGCATCCGGCCCGACCTGGGTGGACTACGTCGGCCACCACAAGGAGCTCTACGAGACCGTCCGCGTCCGTGTCTACCTGCGCGAACGCGGCGCAACCACCGAGGCGCGCGAGTCCGTGGAACGGGCGGCGCGCAGGGAGGCGGCCGTACTCAGCCGCTTCAAGCACCGGGGAGCCGCGCAGTACAAGACCTTCGAGCCGTCGGCTCACCCGGCCGGACCGGCCCTGCTCTTCGATTACGACATGCGGGCGCAGCGTCTCGACGAGTACGTCCGCCGCCACGGGGACCAGCTCACCATCCAGGCCCGCCTCGGTCTGCTGCGACAGCTCGCCGAGACGATCCGCTCGGCCCATTCTGGCCTGCTCCACCACCGGGCCCTCGCCGCCCGCTCCGTCGACGTCGTCCCCGGCCCGCGCAAGCTCGGCGAAGAGGAGGCGTGGCTCCGCCCCCGTCTGGAGATCGCCGACTGGCAGGTGGCCAGCGCCCGTAGCCTCGGTTCGAGCAGCGGGGCACGCGCGGCCGCGGCCCTCGCTCCGACGGCGCTGTCCACGGCGCACGTGGCCGAAGGCGCCGAGCCGTACCTGGCACCGGAGCTGACCGCCCCGCGACCCGACCCGGTGCTGCTGGATGTGTACGGCCTGGGCACGCTCGCCTACCTGCTGGTCACCGGCCGTCCTCCGGCGTCCAGCCAGGCTGAGGTCATGACCATGCTGCGCGACGGCGACGGCCTCGCACCGTCGGCCGTCGTCGACGGCGTGACGGACGACGTCGACCTGCTGGTGCATGCCGCCACGGCCTACCGTCCCGAGCAGCGAATGCAGTCCGTCGACGAGTTCCTCGAGCTCCTTGCCGACGCCGAGGAGTCGGTGGGCATACGGGGTGCGCAGGCCGTCGAGCCCATGGCCCCTGCCGAACCGGCCGAGACGCAGGCAGGGCCCGAGGCCCAGGAGCCCGATCCGCTGGAGGCCCAGCCCGGCGACGTACTCGGCGGCGGCCGCTGGCAGGTCCGCCGGCGCCTGGGCACCGGCTCCACCTCGCGTGCCTACCTGGTACGGGATCTGCGCGCCGAGGAGTTCCGCACCCGGCCGCTCGCCGTCCTCAAGGTGGCCGTGTCGGACCGCAGCGTCACGACGCTGGAGGACGAGGCGCAGGTGATGCGCCGGATGCGCGCCGACTCCCGGGTGATCAACCTGGTGGTGCCCGAGCCGCTGAAGATCGGCGAGCGCACGGTCCTCGCCGTCGAGTACGTCGGTGACGAGAAGGCGGAGCTCGCCGACGACGACGGGTCGAGCGGCAAGATCCGGGCCCGCGAGGAGACCCTCGCCCGCTGGCTGCGCGAGCTCGGCGCCATGGGCATGGAGACCCTGGAGAAGTACGGCGACCAGCTCTTCGGCGCCATCGACTTCCTCCAGGGCGAGGGCGTCTGGCACCGGGACATCAAGCCGGACAACATCGCCATCCGCAAGCGCCCCAACGGCACCCGCGAACTCGTCCTGATCGACTTCTCGCTCGCCTCCTACCCGGCGAACGAGACCGCTGTCGGCACCCAGGGATACCTGGACCCCTTCGTCGGCGGCCCGGTGAACCGGCGGGCGGTCTACGACGACCAGGCCGAGCGGTACGCCCTCGCGGTCACCCTGCACCAGATGGCCTCCGGCGAACTGCCCCGCTGGGGGGACGGCTCGGTCACGCCTGAGATGACCGACACCGCCGACATGCCGTACCCGGAGATCCAGAAGGACGCCTTCGAGGCCCCGGTGCGCGAGGGCCTGCTGGGGTTCTTCCGCCGCGCCCTGCACCGGGACGCCGGCCGCCGCTACCCCACGCTCAAGGACATGCAGGACGCGTGGAAGAAGGTCTTCCTCGACGCGTCCCAGCAGGCCGTGCCCTCGTCGCACGGCAAGGGCCACGGCGCCGACGAGGACGTGGCCTCGGACGAGGCGCGTGACCAGCGTGCCGCCGCCGCCCAGCTCGACACCCACCTGTCCCTGTCGGGCCTGACCGCCGCCGCCGAGTCCTTCCTGTACGGCCTGGAGATCACCACGGTCGAACAGCTGCTGGATCGCAGCGAGCGCGACCTGATCAACAAGCCCGGCCTGGGTGCCAAGACCCGCGCCGACATCCAGCGTCGTATCCGCGAATGGCGCCGTCGGCTGCGCCCCGCGGAGCTGAACCCGCTCACCGGAGAGGGCCGCAAGGTCGCCAAGGCCGAACTGGACGCGGCCAAGGCCAAGGCGGAGTCGGGGCTGGAGCGCAGGCTCAGCGACGACCTGGCCCTGGTCTCCGGAGACGACACCGCGCTGCGGCGGGTCTCTCTGGACGCGCTCGCCACCCGCATGGTGCCGGAACTGGTGAAGGGGCCGCGCGGCCCGGTGGGCGGCAACCAGACCCGTGTCGTCGTGGCCCGCGCGCTGCTGCGCCTGCCCGGCGACGACGGGCGCCTGCCTCAGCTGCGGGCCTGGCCCACCCAGACGGATGTGGCCAAGCTGCTCGACATGACCCAGGGCGGAGTCAACCCGCATATCAAGGGTCTGCGGGACAAGTGGCGCGACGAGAAGGCCCTGCGGGAGCTGCGCGCCGAGGTCCTGGAGATCCTGGAGCAGTCCGGCCGCCTCGCCTCCGCCGCCGAGATCGCCGACGCGCTGATCCTGCGCCGCGGCACCGATCTCCCCGAGCTGTACCAGCGTCGTGCTCTCGCCCTGGCCGCCGTACGGGCGGTGGTGGAGATGGAAGAGCAGGCCGCCGCTCCGGCCTTCCAGCACCGCATCAACCTCCAGGCGTCCGACGGCGCACTGCGCCCCGGGCTGCTCGCCCTGGAGTACCGGGAGGGCGTGGACAGCCCCGACACCCCGTCCGCGCCGGGACTGCTCGACTACGCGGGCCGCCTCGGCCAGCGCGCCGACCGGCTCGTTCAGGCCGAGACCCTGCCCACGGCCGCGGCCGTACTGGCCGACCTGACCCGGGTGGAGCCGCCGCAGGGCAGCCTGGACTGGGACGAGCGGCGGATCGTCGACATCGCCGCGGCGGCCTCACAGGACGCCGCCGTCTCCTCCCGCCTGGAGCTGTACCCGCGCGGCCTCGGCATGGTGCGGGCACTGCGCCTCACCCAGGCCGGCATCGTCAAGCTCATCCCTGGCTTGCCGGACGACGAGCAGCCCGGCCTGCCCGTAGCCGCCGTGCACGAGCGCGTCCGGTCCCGCTTCCCCGAGCTCCGGACGGGAGACGGCGCGGATGGCCACGGGCTTCCCACAGGCGCCCCCCTCGCCGACGCCCTACGCGAGGCGGGCTTCCCGCTGGTCCTGCGCACCCACAAGGATGGACGGCAGCAGCGCTACCTCCCGGAGGGCCTGGAGAGCGCCAGTCACTTCCGCACCGGGCTGGACGGCTCGTCCACTGGAACCGCATCCGCAGCCGCCTACTCGGAGGACGTCGACCTGGCCGCGAGGGCCCGCGCCGAGGAGCGCCTGCTTGCGGCAGGCAGCGGCGACGGCTACCGGGTGCTGACGGTCCGCGGTGACCTGGCCGGGCGGGCGGTGGGCCACCTGGCGGACGCGCGGTTCGGCGGCGGCGCGGTGCCGGTCTCGGCGACCGCGCTGTTCCTGCGGCACCTCCACACCGAGCAAGAGACGAAGGCGTCCGCGAACCCTAAAGGGCTCCCGCGCTGGGAGACCCTCCTCAAAGCAGACGCGGCGGAGGCTGGCTCCACGGCTGCTGTGAACTTCACCCGCTTCGCACGCAACGCGAACGACCGCATGCGCGAAGAGCTCAGCGCCCTGCTGCGCGACGGTGATGACTCCCGCCCGCTGCTGCTGACGGACGCCGCCGTCTTCGCCCGCTACGACTACACCGGTGGCCTCGACGAACTAGCCAGGCAGGCGCGCGAGGGCGAGGCCAAGCGGCCCCTGTGGCTGCTCGTCCCGCAGGCCGACCCCGGCCGGGCACCCGTTCTAGGCAGGGCTGTGGGACCCGACGGCGTACGGGATGTGTACGCCATCTATCAGGAGCCGCTGGGGGAGTGGATCCCGTTGCCCGAGTCGTGGGTGCGGCAGCCACAGGCCTCCGCCGAGCAGACCGAAAGCGTCGAGGAGAACACCGGATGA
- a CDS encoding helix-turn-helix transcriptional regulator, whose translation MTIFPPDPDFEALRLELARLRAARRWSYDEVAARSGLARRTLIEIEQGRTIGTLKTWHALAHALSTPLDEPFGALCKGHEPPGENGG comes from the coding sequence GTGACGATCTTCCCTCCCGATCCGGACTTCGAGGCGCTACGCCTGGAGCTCGCGCGCCTACGGGCGGCACGGAGGTGGAGCTACGACGAAGTCGCCGCCCGCAGTGGCCTCGCCAGACGGACCCTCATCGAGATCGAGCAGGGCCGCACCATCGGGACCCTGAAGACCTGGCACGCCCTTGCGCACGCACTGAGCACTCCACTCGACGAACCCTTCGGCGCCTTGTGCAAGGGGCACGAACCTCCCGGGGAAAACGGCGGCTGA
- a CDS encoding DUF6083 domain-containing protein, with protein MLHVRRSFQVNPDSASWLLRFVPTAHCRDCGNRIEWYHRSNDRPVGLHTRELPSFEVPAAGRWNVSSGFAHPAGDGSATSHEPRPGTAGTSTPARRRVASTS; from the coding sequence ATGCTCCACGTGCGACGTTCCTTTCAGGTAAACCCTGACAGCGCCAGCTGGCTGCTGCGTTTCGTTCCGACCGCTCACTGCCGGGACTGCGGCAACCGGATTGAGTGGTACCACCGCAGCAACGATCGGCCCGTCGGCCTGCATACACGCGAACTCCCCTCCTTTGAAGTTCCCGCCGCCGGCCGCTGGAACGTCAGTTCCGGTTTCGCCCATCCCGCGGGCGACGGCAGCGCAACGAGCCACGAGCCCCGACCGGGCACTGCGGGCACTTCGACGCCGGCTCGACGCCGTGTTGCATCGACGTCTTGA
- the pglX gene encoding BREX-2 system adenine-specific DNA-methyltransferase PglX, with the protein MIARKALLADLKPQVAVVKKDLERQVDELFEVRERYTAEYEQARELGRTAATPKAWLDEQLTQVAVAWVLATVFVRFCEDNGLIAEPYLTAPDIDRRELAQARYDEYKSKADDPTWRGWLLKAFEEIGEGQAGQLLFNERHNPLYQVPLSHEGAGALVAFWGLRGEDGTLVHDFTDPLVEDVDGTQKGWGTRFLGDLYQDLSDDAQERYALLQTPEFVEKFILERTMTPALREFGFEGLKMIDPTCGSGHFVLGAFERLLKEWDAKATTADAHARVRAALDSVHGVDINPFAVAIARFRLLVAAMAAAGVHTMKKAAQYEWPVHLAVGDSLIKARQMELTLDGKEAEDPLGSFAYRTEDAHEHPEILRPGRYHVVVGNPPYITVKDKELNQRYREMYSACHKEYALTVPFAQRFFELSVNGDPETGRGYGMVGQITGNSFIKREFGVKLIEGYFGHRAELTEVIDTSGAFIPGHGTPTVILVGRRRGGRHRTSTVRTVRSVQGEPAVPDDPANGHVWSAIVDQIDKPGTVGKWVSVDDLDRERYFAKQPWVLADGGQELIDGLEVAGGSKLRKRAKRFGYTGQTNADSIMISSRSPWMRRGGEEDLGRTLVLGEELRDWLHSEGNYTFFPYKETQEKFELRPLAEDSGAYKWMWPGRTSLGHRATFSKGTYFSDGRPWYEWHQVTPSAGCHPWSISFAFVATHNHFVLDRDGKVFNRSAPVIKLREGASEEEYLQLLGVLNSSTAGLWLKMVSHDKGNRGGERSTGRYAWESFYEFTSTAIQDFPLPALYPAALATELDALAEKLAATTPAAVAATNTPTTPALREAHSHYTHLRTRLIALQEELDWQVYALYNLLDDDLRPAPRKGDDFADVPELALGQRAFEIVLARKVRAGEASDEWFRRHGSTQVTEIPAEWPATYREIVQKRIDAIEANRQIGMVERPEYKRRWATEGWDALQEKALRSWLLDRMEGHALWFDAEGSPQIRTLNQLVSDLEQDEDFVAVAELFAPTGEFAKTVAGLLANQHVPATAALRYKPSGLDKRKDWEHAWAEQRKEDAEQDFLAKKKIRDAIPVPRPYTSTDVLRGSYWSLRGKLDVPKERFISYGAENVQSPPLYGWAGWDHLQQAEALLGHLHIHGHELSDEEWPPLLAALLELQPWLDQWHNEIDPTYGSSPAADVLDGRRSLQGGRSLTDEDLKAWRPPVARRGRGTTTRTTKNATSTDTTTQKTEKES; encoded by the coding sequence ATGATCGCCCGCAAGGCCCTGCTGGCCGACCTCAAGCCGCAGGTCGCCGTCGTCAAGAAGGACCTTGAGCGGCAGGTCGACGAGCTGTTCGAGGTGCGCGAACGGTACACGGCCGAGTACGAGCAGGCGCGCGAGCTGGGCCGTACGGCGGCGACGCCGAAGGCCTGGCTCGACGAGCAGCTCACGCAGGTGGCGGTCGCGTGGGTGCTGGCGACCGTGTTCGTACGGTTCTGTGAGGACAACGGGCTGATCGCCGAGCCGTATCTCACCGCGCCGGACATCGACCGGCGGGAGCTGGCGCAGGCTCGGTACGACGAGTACAAGTCGAAGGCCGACGATCCCACGTGGCGTGGCTGGCTGCTCAAGGCGTTCGAGGAGATCGGGGAAGGGCAGGCCGGTCAGCTCCTCTTCAACGAAAGGCACAACCCGCTCTACCAGGTGCCGCTGTCGCATGAGGGCGCGGGCGCGCTGGTCGCTTTCTGGGGGCTGCGAGGCGAGGACGGCACGCTCGTCCATGACTTCACCGACCCGTTGGTCGAGGACGTCGACGGGACGCAGAAGGGTTGGGGCACGCGCTTCCTCGGCGACCTGTACCAGGACCTGAGCGACGACGCCCAGGAGCGGTACGCGCTGCTCCAGACGCCGGAGTTCGTGGAGAAGTTCATCCTCGAACGGACGATGACGCCGGCGCTGCGGGAGTTCGGCTTCGAGGGTCTGAAGATGATCGACCCGACGTGTGGGTCGGGGCACTTCGTCCTGGGCGCGTTCGAGCGGTTGCTGAAGGAGTGGGACGCGAAGGCCACCACGGCGGACGCGCACGCGCGGGTGCGGGCCGCGCTCGACTCGGTGCACGGCGTGGACATCAACCCGTTCGCGGTCGCCATTGCGCGCTTCCGTCTGCTGGTCGCGGCGATGGCCGCGGCGGGCGTGCACACGATGAAGAAAGCGGCCCAGTACGAGTGGCCGGTCCACCTGGCGGTGGGTGACTCTCTGATCAAGGCCCGCCAGATGGAACTCACGCTGGACGGGAAGGAAGCGGAGGACCCGCTGGGGTCGTTCGCGTACCGGACGGAGGATGCGCACGAACACCCTGAGATTCTCAGGCCGGGCCGTTACCACGTCGTCGTGGGTAACCCGCCCTACATCACGGTGAAGGACAAGGAACTCAACCAGCGGTACCGGGAGATGTACAGCGCGTGCCACAAGGAGTACGCGCTTACGGTGCCGTTCGCGCAGAGGTTCTTCGAGCTCTCAGTGAATGGGGATCCGGAGACGGGACGGGGCTATGGCATGGTTGGCCAGATCACCGGAAACTCGTTCATCAAGCGCGAGTTCGGTGTGAAGCTGATCGAGGGGTACTTCGGCCATCGGGCCGAGCTCACGGAGGTCATTGATACGTCCGGTGCCTTCATCCCGGGCCATGGCACGCCCACTGTGATCCTTGTGGGGCGGCGGCGGGGCGGTCGGCACCGTACTTCGACTGTGCGTACGGTGCGGTCGGTGCAAGGGGAGCCAGCTGTTCCTGACGATCCGGCCAATGGGCATGTGTGGTCGGCGATTGTCGATCAGATCGATAAGCCGGGCACTGTGGGCAAGTGGGTGTCTGTTGACGATCTTGATCGGGAGCGGTATTTCGCGAAGCAGCCGTGGGTGCTTGCCGACGGCGGGCAGGAACTGATTGACGGGCTCGAAGTGGCAGGGGGCTCGAAACTTCGTAAGCGTGCTAAGCGTTTCGGGTACACCGGGCAGACCAATGCCGACAGCATCATGATCAGTAGCCGTTCCCCCTGGATGCGTCGTGGGGGCGAGGAGGATCTTGGGCGTACGCTCGTGCTTGGCGAGGAGCTCCGCGACTGGCTCCACTCGGAGGGCAACTACACCTTCTTCCCGTACAAGGAGACTCAGGAGAAGTTCGAGCTGCGGCCCTTGGCGGAGGACTCTGGCGCGTACAAATGGATGTGGCCCGGCCGGACGTCGCTGGGCCACCGTGCGACCTTCTCCAAGGGCACCTATTTCTCTGACGGAAGGCCCTGGTACGAGTGGCACCAGGTGACTCCGAGCGCTGGCTGTCACCCGTGGTCGATTTCGTTTGCGTTCGTAGCGACGCATAACCACTTCGTACTGGACCGGGACGGGAAAGTGTTCAACCGGTCCGCTCCGGTTATCAAGCTGCGGGAGGGCGCCTCGGAGGAGGAGTACCTGCAGTTGCTGGGTGTGCTCAACAGCTCCACAGCTGGGCTCTGGCTCAAAATGGTGAGCCACGATAAAGGAAACAGGGGAGGCGAGCGCTCAACCGGAAGGTATGCCTGGGAGAGTTTCTACGAGTTCACCAGCACTGCCATTCAGGACTTCCCGCTTCCCGCGCTCTATCCCGCTGCCCTCGCCACCGAACTCGACGCCCTCGCCGAAAAGCTGGCCGCCACCACCCCAGCCGCCGTAGCCGCCACAAACACCCCTACGACCCCCGCCCTCCGCGAAGCCCACTCCCACTACACCCACCTCCGCACCCGCCTAATCGCCCTCCAAGAAGAACTCGACTGGCAGGTCTACGCCCTCTACAACCTCCTCGACGACGATCTGCGCCCCGCCCCCCGCAAGGGCGACGACTTCGCCGACGTCCCCGAACTGGCCCTCGGCCAGCGCGCGTTCGAGATCGTGTTGGCCCGCAAGGTCAGGGCCGGTGAGGCGTCCGACGAGTGGTTCCGCCGTCACGGTTCCACCCAGGTCACCGAGATCCCGGCCGAATGGCCCGCCACCTACCGGGAGATCGTCCAGAAGCGCATCGACGCCATCGAAGCGAACCGTCAGATCGGCATGGTGGAGCGGCCCGAGTACAAGCGGCGCTGGGCCACCGAGGGCTGGGACGCACTCCAGGAGAAGGCACTGCGCTCCTGGCTGCTCGACCGTATGGAGGGCCACGCCCTCTGGTTCGATGCGGAGGGCAGCCCGCAGATCCGCACCCTCAACCAGCTCGTCTCCGACCTCGAACAGGACGAGGACTTCGTCGCGGTCGCTGAACTCTTCGCTCCGACTGGGGAGTTCGCGAAGACTGTGGCCGGTCTGCTCGCCAACCAGCACGTCCCGGCCACGGCCGCCCTGCGCTACAAGCCCTCCGGTCTGGACAAGCGCAAGGACTGGGAGCACGCCTGGGCGGAGCAGCGCAAGGAGGACGCCGAGCAGGACTTCCTCGCCAAGAAGAAGATCCGCGACGCGATCCCGGTGCCCCGGCCGTACACCAGTACCGACGTCCTGCGCGGCTCGTACTGGAGCCTTCGCGGCAAGCTGGACGTACCCAAGGAGCGCTTCATCTCCTACGGCGCGGAGAACGTCCAGTCCCCGCCCCTCTACGGCTGGGCAGGCTGGGACCACCTCCAGCAGGCCGAGGCGCTGCTCGGCCACCTCCACATCCATGGACATGAGCTGTCCGACGAGGAGTGGCCGCCACTGCTCGCCGCCCTCCTCGAACTCCAGCCCTGGCTGGACCAGTGGCACAACGAGATCGACCCGACCTACGGCTCCTCCCCGGCCGCCGACGTCCTCGACGGCCGCCGTTCCCTCCAGGGCGGACGCAGCCTCACCGACGAGGACCTGAAGGCATGGCGCCCGCCCGTCGCCCGCCGCGGACGCGGGACGACCACGAGGACGACCAAGAACGCCACGAGCACTGACACCACGACGCAGAAGACCGAGAAGGAGTCCTGA
- a CDS encoding DUF397 domain-containing protein, whose translation MPWRDECVVHPLRDERFLYSALTGRSKSRSGCFTTAYGAIRIRDSKDPARTPLAFGHLQWTAFLRVLIDPL comes from the coding sequence GTGCCGTGGCGCGACGAGTGCGTCGTACATCCACTTCGGGATGAGCGGTTCTTGTATAGCGCCCTGACCGGGCGGTCGAAAAGCAGGTCAGGCTGCTTCACTACGGCATACGGCGCCATCCGGATCCGCGACTCCAAGGATCCGGCCCGCACGCCCCTCGCCTTCGGCCACCTGCAGTGGACGGCATTCCTGCGCGTCCTCATCGACCCCCTGTAA
- a CDS encoding UvrD-helicase domain-containing protein, with product MPTPTDEQVKAADAFHAGHHLVLQAGAGTGKTTTLVQLATGTKRRGGYLAFNKDIASDASTRFPRTVLCKTAHATAYAALGHRYVRRLNSPRQAGWKIGQALGITRAVQIGDREVGPRTLSNTALRTVTRFCHSADHTLAHHHVPPLRGLGTPAQHAQLAEVVLPFAVKVWADLHNADDGMVRFEHDHYLKMWALTNPRIDADFLFLDEAQDTNPVLEQVFAAQRDHAQLVMVGDSAQAIYGWRGARDVMTGFDATHLTLTQSFRFGPLVAEQANRWLELADAPIRLTGSQSIPTEVGDIARPDAVLCRTNIGAMTEVMRLLTQGHHVALTRGGHTLQALALAARALKEGRRTGHPELVLFASWGELQDYAAYDPAGGDLQPFADLVDKHGPDAILAAVDELTDEEHADVTVSTAHKAKGREWTTVKIGDYFPPPKETDQRDGQGRPIPEPISDTDARLAYVAVTRARRQLDLGGLSWIDSYPSHRR from the coding sequence TTGCCCACTCCAACTGACGAACAGGTCAAAGCCGCCGACGCTTTCCACGCCGGACACCATCTCGTCCTGCAGGCAGGTGCCGGCACCGGCAAGACCACGACCCTGGTCCAGCTCGCCACAGGAACCAAACGACGCGGCGGCTACCTCGCCTTCAACAAAGACATCGCCTCTGACGCCTCTACCCGCTTTCCCCGTACTGTGCTGTGCAAGACCGCCCATGCGACGGCATACGCCGCTCTCGGACACCGCTACGTTCGCCGCCTGAACAGCCCACGCCAGGCTGGCTGGAAGATCGGTCAAGCCCTTGGCATCACCCGAGCCGTTCAAATCGGCGACCGCGAAGTCGGACCCAGAACGCTGTCCAACACGGCGCTGCGCACAGTTACCCGCTTCTGCCACTCCGCAGACCACACACTCGCCCACCACCACGTTCCGCCTCTGCGCGGTCTGGGAACGCCCGCCCAGCATGCCCAACTCGCCGAGGTGGTGTTGCCGTTCGCGGTCAAAGTCTGGGCCGACCTGCACAACGCCGATGACGGCATGGTCCGCTTTGAGCACGACCACTACCTGAAGATGTGGGCCCTGACGAATCCGAGGATCGACGCGGACTTCCTCTTCCTCGACGAAGCCCAGGACACGAACCCTGTCCTGGAGCAGGTCTTCGCTGCACAGCGTGACCATGCCCAACTCGTCATGGTCGGCGACTCCGCCCAGGCCATCTACGGCTGGCGCGGCGCCCGCGACGTGATGACCGGCTTCGACGCCACACACCTCACTCTCACCCAGTCCTTCCGCTTCGGTCCCCTCGTCGCTGAACAGGCCAACCGGTGGCTAGAACTCGCTGATGCCCCGATTCGTCTGACCGGCAGCCAGTCCATCCCAACCGAAGTCGGTGACATCGCCCGCCCGGACGCGGTCCTCTGCCGCACGAACATTGGTGCCATGACTGAGGTCATGCGCCTACTAACGCAAGGTCACCACGTCGCCCTAACCCGCGGCGGACACACTCTGCAGGCTCTGGCGCTCGCAGCCCGCGCGCTCAAGGAAGGCCGCCGCACTGGCCACCCCGAGCTGGTTCTCTTCGCCTCCTGGGGCGAACTGCAGGACTACGCGGCGTACGACCCTGCCGGCGGTGACCTCCAGCCGTTCGCCGATCTTGTCGATAAACATGGGCCCGACGCCATCCTCGCCGCAGTCGACGAACTCACCGACGAAGAGCATGCCGACGTGACCGTCTCCACCGCTCACAAAGCCAAAGGCCGGGAATGGACCACCGTGAAGATCGGCGACTATTTCCCGCCGCCCAAGGAAACCGACCAGCGCGACGGTCAAGGCCGCCCGATCCCGGAGCCGATCAGCGACACCGACGCCCGACTCGCTTACGTCGCTGTCACACGCGCTCGCCGCCAACTCGACCTCGGCGGCCTGTCATGGATCGACTCGTACCCGTCACACCGGCGATGA